One window from the genome of Rhodococcus sp. ABRD24 encodes:
- a CDS encoding GlcNAc-transferase family protein, producing MLTVDRTSGSDKPDLYVQVPAYRDLELVPTLRDLYAQAAQPSRLRVRVMWQRAEDEVLPDDVLSLPRLEVDRVPAATSEGCNWARQRLQKAWEGERYTLLLDSHHRFVAGWDDLALRMLEQLRAAGTLKPMLTGYLPAYSPRSDLFRSTRPQRLYPFARDEGVLTRLKGAVIRDSEMLTEPVPADFASLHFLLADGCFNDEVQFDPTVYFFGDEVLTTVRAFAAMYRLFHPYRVIGWHAYDRNSRVTHWADHTGHAERHARSLTALRHWFRGERDISSAEVSAFEAHVNLCLVV from the coding sequence GTGCTGACCGTCGACCGTACCTCGGGGTCCGACAAGCCGGACCTCTACGTTCAGGTCCCTGCGTACCGTGATCTCGAGCTGGTCCCGACCCTGCGGGACCTGTACGCGCAGGCGGCCCAGCCCTCCCGACTCAGGGTCCGCGTCATGTGGCAGCGGGCAGAGGACGAGGTTCTGCCGGACGACGTCCTCAGCCTGCCGCGGCTCGAGGTCGACAGAGTTCCCGCAGCGACCAGCGAGGGCTGCAACTGGGCACGCCAGAGATTGCAGAAGGCGTGGGAGGGCGAGCGTTACACTCTCTTGCTCGACTCCCACCACCGGTTCGTCGCCGGCTGGGACGACCTGGCGCTGAGAATGCTGGAACAACTGCGGGCAGCCGGGACACTGAAGCCAATGCTCACCGGCTACCTGCCGGCTTACAGTCCGCGCAGCGACCTGTTCCGATCCACCCGGCCACAACGGCTCTACCCTTTCGCGCGTGACGAGGGGGTCCTTACCCGGTTGAAGGGCGCGGTGATCCGCGATTCTGAGATGCTCACCGAGCCTGTACCCGCCGACTTCGCGTCCCTGCACTTCCTCCTCGCCGACGGATGCTTCAACGACGAGGTGCAGTTCGACCCCACGGTGTACTTCTTCGGCGATGAGGTGCTGACCACCGTACGGGCGTTCGCCGCCATGTATCGGCTGTTCCACCCGTACAGGGTGATTGGCTGGCACGCCTATGACAGAAACAGCCGCGTGACGCACTGGGCAGACCACACGGGGCACGCCGAGCGTCATGCCCGTTCCCTTACCGCACTTCGTCATTGGTTCAGAGGGGAACGCGACATCTCCTCGGCTGAAGTGTCGGCGTTCGAGGCCCACGTCAATCTATGTCTGGTGGTTTGA
- a CDS encoding 2OG-Fe(II) oxygenase, with translation MDDFLSTEECADISNELRYTYWWDSPVIRLDQQSRLVSGHSISRTSSTTDETWLSENSRKFLRAVERQLAADLDVRVDHFEPWQMSRYRAGERFDEHHDSGFFESDQWGERAISVLIYLSDSPSGGSTYFPALRQRFQPVTGRLLAWPNLLPDGSIDPKMRHIACPARQVKTILATWVREAPTRTTLNE, from the coding sequence GTGGACGATTTCCTCAGCACGGAAGAGTGTGCCGACATCAGCAACGAACTCCGGTACACGTACTGGTGGGATAGCCCAGTCATCCGCCTCGACCAGCAGAGCCGTCTGGTTTCTGGGCACTCGATCAGCCGCACCAGCTCTACCACAGACGAGACCTGGCTGAGCGAGAACTCACGCAAGTTTCTGCGCGCTGTCGAGCGACAGCTGGCGGCCGACCTCGACGTGCGCGTCGACCACTTCGAACCCTGGCAGATGTCGCGGTATCGAGCCGGTGAGCGGTTCGACGAACACCACGACAGCGGCTTCTTCGAAAGTGACCAGTGGGGTGAGCGCGCAATCTCGGTCCTCATCTATCTCAGCGACTCGCCGTCAGGGGGAAGTACCTACTTCCCCGCCCTCCGGCAGCGGTTCCAACCGGTCACAGGCCGGCTGCTGGCCTGGCCAAATCTCTTGCCCGACGGCTCGATCGATCCAAAGATGCGACACATCGCGTGCCCCGCCCGACAGGTCAAAACGATCCTGGCGACGTGGGTGCGT